One Williamsia phyllosphaerae DNA segment encodes these proteins:
- a CDS encoding decaprenyl-phosphate phosphoribosyltransferase — protein MSEEPIETTDVKGPPKNLVAGLIKAVRPRQWVKNVLVLAAPLAAGAVDDGDVLARAAIAFVAFCLVASCVYLVNDALDVEADRAHPTKRYRPIAAGVVPRNLAFGLAVVLGVASLAISFLANWQLALVIGIYLVIQLGYCFGLKHQAVVDICIVSSGFLLRAIAGGVAAELPKGLSQWFLLVMAFGSLFMAAGKRYAELQLAERTGAKIRKSLEYYTATYLRFVWTLSATAVVLSYGLWAFSRDHDTNVWYAISMVPFTIAILRYAVDVDGGEAGEPEEIALGDRVLQFCAVAWLICVGVAVYFVS, from the coding sequence ATGAGCGAGGAACCGATCGAGACCACCGACGTGAAGGGGCCGCCGAAGAACCTGGTGGCGGGCCTGATCAAGGCCGTCCGCCCTCGACAGTGGGTCAAGAACGTCCTCGTGCTCGCCGCGCCACTGGCCGCCGGAGCCGTCGACGACGGTGACGTGCTGGCCCGCGCGGCCATCGCCTTCGTCGCGTTCTGCCTGGTCGCGTCCTGCGTCTACCTCGTCAACGACGCACTCGACGTCGAGGCCGACCGTGCGCACCCCACCAAGCGGTACCGCCCCATCGCCGCGGGCGTGGTCCCCCGAAACCTCGCCTTCGGCCTCGCCGTCGTGCTCGGTGTCGCCTCGCTGGCGATCTCGTTCCTGGCGAACTGGCAACTCGCGCTGGTGATCGGCATCTACCTCGTGATCCAGCTGGGGTACTGCTTCGGGCTCAAGCACCAGGCGGTCGTCGACATCTGCATCGTGTCGTCCGGATTCCTCCTTCGCGCGATCGCCGGCGGCGTCGCGGCGGAGCTGCCCAAGGGTCTGTCGCAGTGGTTCCTGCTGGTGATGGCGTTCGGGTCGCTGTTCATGGCCGCGGGCAAGCGGTACGCCGAGCTGCAGTTGGCCGAGCGCACCGGCGCCAAGATCCGCAAGTCGCTGGAGTACTACACGGCCACCTACCTGCGATTCGTGTGGACACTCTCGGCGACCGCGGTCGTGCTCTCCTACGGACTGTGGGCGTTCTCGCGCGACCACGACACCAACGTCTGGTACGCCATCTCGATGGTTCCGTTCACCATCGCCATCCTCCGATACGCGGTCGACGTCGACGGCGGTGAGGCCGGTGAACCCGAGGAGATCGCGCTCGGGGACCGCGTCCTCCAGTTCTGCGCGGTGGCGTGGCTAATATGCGTTGGTGTCGCGGTCTACTTCGTCAGCTGA